One Canis lupus familiaris isolate Mischka breed German Shepherd chromosome 20, alternate assembly UU_Cfam_GSD_1.0, whole genome shotgun sequence genomic region harbors:
- the LOC119877334 gene encoding nischarin-like, whose product MYARPASSGPPSSASSASSASSASSASSASSASGAGPRRRGAARSGSAPAGGPPPAVAWPTLEGWKRCTAKHRIWFTLEARETPVASLGSPCLRNVEQPSGSVLRSQAGPESELETPDCSFKKVAVGGEE is encoded by the exons ATGTACGCGCGCCCCGCCTCCTCGGGGCCGCCCTCCTCAGCCTCCTCAGCCTCCTCAGCCTCCTCAGCCTCCTCAGCCTCTTCAGCCTCCTCAGCCTCAGGGGCAGGACCcaggcggcgcggcgcggcgcggtcGGGGTCGGCCCCCGCGGGGGGTCCGCCTCCTGCTGTGGCCTGGCCCACCCTCG AAGGATGGAAGAGATGCACTGCCAAGCACAGAATCTGGTTCACCCTGGAGGCTCGGGAAACACCTGTTGCCAGCCTTGGGAGTCCCTGCCTCAGGAATGTGGAGCAGCCCAGTGGCTCTGTCTTGAGGAGCCAGGCTGGCCCTGAGTCAGAGCTGGAGACTCCTGACTGCAGTTTCAAGAAGGTTGCAGTTGGGGGTGAGGAATGA